From Actinopolymorpha cephalotaxi, one genomic window encodes:
- the dnaA gene encoding chromosomal replication initiator protein DnaA, whose protein sequence is MVREGLDQDLPATHRVWLAQSRPVTLHGNTAIIAVRDDFTRTQLETKLRPRLEDALSTALGQSVRLAVTVEPSLSLDDHDDLHDPDGAGNAAAADRDEYDQGHERGGASAGPLAQGSPGMSGSPGSQGSGAPGQAGVPDLPRSGLNGGVSGTDAFTLSSAPPGQPVRADSEPPRLNPKYLFDTFVIGSSNRFAHAAAVAVSEAPGKAYNPLLIYGDSGLGKTHLLHAIGHYVRNLFANARIRYVSSEEFTNDFINSIRDDKAPTFQRRYRDVDVLLVDDIQFLENKERTQEEFFHTFNALHNANKQIVISSDRPPKRLETLEDRLRNRFEWGLITDIQPPDLETRIAILRKKAAQERLTAPPEVLEFIASKIQTNIRELEGALIRVTAFASLNRQAVDLALAEIVLKDLIPTGGEPEITAGQIMAQTSSYFGLSMDDLCGSSRSRVLVTARQIAMYLCRELTDLSLPKIGQQFGGRDHTTVMHADRKIRQLMAERRSVYNQVTELTNRIKQQARSS, encoded by the coding sequence CTGGTCCGCGAAGGCCTCGACCAGGACCTGCCGGCCACGCACCGGGTGTGGCTCGCCCAGAGTCGCCCGGTCACCCTGCACGGCAACACCGCGATCATCGCCGTCCGCGACGACTTCACCCGCACCCAGCTCGAGACCAAGCTCCGTCCGCGACTCGAGGACGCTCTGTCCACGGCGCTCGGCCAGTCGGTCCGGCTGGCCGTCACCGTCGAGCCCTCGCTCTCCCTCGACGATCACGACGACCTCCACGACCCTGACGGCGCGGGGAACGCGGCCGCGGCCGACCGCGACGAGTACGACCAGGGGCACGAGCGGGGCGGGGCGTCCGCCGGACCGCTCGCCCAGGGATCGCCCGGGATGTCCGGTTCGCCCGGCTCCCAGGGCTCGGGCGCGCCCGGCCAGGCCGGCGTACCCGACCTGCCTCGGTCCGGGCTGAACGGCGGCGTGAGCGGGACCGATGCCTTCACGCTGTCGTCCGCGCCCCCCGGTCAACCCGTACGCGCCGACAGTGAGCCGCCGCGGCTGAACCCGAAGTACCTCTTCGACACGTTCGTCATCGGCTCGTCCAACAGGTTCGCCCACGCGGCGGCGGTGGCGGTGTCGGAGGCGCCGGGGAAGGCGTACAACCCGCTGTTGATCTACGGCGACTCCGGGCTCGGCAAGACCCACCTGCTGCACGCGATCGGTCACTACGTCCGGAACCTCTTCGCGAACGCACGGATCCGCTACGTGTCCAGCGAGGAGTTCACCAACGACTTCATCAACTCGATCCGGGACGACAAGGCACCGACGTTCCAGCGCCGCTACCGCGACGTCGACGTGCTCCTGGTCGACGACATCCAGTTTCTGGAGAACAAGGAGCGCACCCAGGAGGAGTTCTTCCACACCTTCAACGCGCTCCACAACGCGAACAAGCAGATCGTGATCTCCTCCGACCGGCCGCCGAAGCGCCTGGAGACGCTGGAGGACCGGCTGCGCAACCGGTTCGAGTGGGGGCTGATCACCGACATCCAGCCGCCCGACCTGGAGACCCGGATCGCGATCCTGCGCAAGAAGGCGGCTCAGGAACGCCTCACCGCTCCGCCGGAGGTGCTGGAGTTCATCGCCAGCAAGATCCAGACCAACATCCGTGAACTTGAGGGTGCGCTGATCCGGGTGACGGCGTTCGCCAGCCTCAACCGGCAGGCCGTCGACCTCGCCCTGGCCGAGATCGTGCTGAAGGACCTCATCCCGACAGGTGGAGAGCCGGAGATCACCGCCGGCCAGATCATGGCGCAGACGTCGTCGTACTTCGGCCTGTCGATGGACGACCTGTGCGGGTCCAGCCGCAGCCGCGTCCTGGTGACGGCCCGGCAGATCGCGATGTACCTCTGCCGCGAGCTCACCGACCTGTCGCTGCCGAAGATCGGCCAGCAGTTCGGCGGACGGGACCACACCACGGTGATGCACGCGGACCGGAAGATCCGTCAGTTGATGGCGGAGCGCCGCAGCGTCTACAACCAGGTGACCGAGCTCACGAACCGCATCAAGCAACAGGCGCGGTCGTCCTGA
- the dnaN gene encoding DNA polymerase III subunit beta: protein MKFRVDRDVLADSVAWVARSLPSRPSLPVLAGMLVEARDGELLLSGFDYETSARVGVPAEVSAEGSALVSGRLLADISRSLPAQPVDLTAEGGKVVVTCRSARFTVQTLPVEDYPELPQMPAASGTVKGDVFANAVSQVAVAAGRDDMLPVLTGVRIEIEGSSVTLAATDRYRLAVREFTWSPEQSDLSATALVPARVLADTAKAFGAGSDVTIALAAPGTGSGEGLVGFTGTTGGSQRRTTTRLLDGEFPKYRTLFPPEQQTVARVETGALVESLKRVALVAERNTPIRLTFDDGVATLEAGSSDEAQASESIDATIEGEGLTIGFNPQYLLDGLGAIEAPIAQFAFTQSTRPAVLTGLAAADAEPNSDYRYLLMPVRLQS, encoded by the coding sequence GTGAAGTTCCGCGTAGACCGTGACGTCCTCGCCGATTCGGTGGCATGGGTGGCACGCAGCCTTCCGTCCAGGCCCTCGCTGCCCGTGCTCGCCGGCATGTTGGTCGAGGCCCGCGACGGCGAGTTGCTGCTGTCCGGCTTCGACTACGAGACATCCGCACGCGTCGGCGTACCGGCCGAGGTTTCCGCAGAGGGTTCGGCGCTGGTGTCCGGGCGACTGCTCGCGGACATCAGCCGGAGCCTGCCCGCGCAGCCGGTCGACCTCACCGCAGAGGGCGGCAAGGTCGTGGTGACCTGCCGCAGCGCGCGGTTCACCGTGCAGACCCTGCCGGTCGAGGACTACCCCGAGCTGCCGCAGATGCCGGCCGCCTCCGGCACGGTGAAGGGCGACGTGTTCGCCAACGCCGTCTCGCAGGTGGCCGTGGCCGCCGGCCGCGACGACATGCTGCCGGTCCTCACCGGTGTCCGGATCGAGATCGAGGGATCGTCGGTGACGCTCGCCGCGACCGACCGCTACCGCCTCGCGGTACGCGAGTTCACCTGGTCGCCGGAGCAGTCCGACCTGTCGGCCACCGCCCTGGTGCCGGCGAGAGTGCTCGCCGACACGGCCAAGGCGTTCGGCGCCGGATCGGACGTGACGATCGCGCTCGCCGCTCCCGGCACCGGCAGCGGCGAGGGGCTCGTGGGCTTCACCGGCACCACCGGTGGCTCCCAGCGCCGCACCACCACCCGGTTGCTGGACGGTGAGTTCCCGAAGTACCGCACGCTCTTCCCGCCCGAGCAGCAGACCGTCGCCCGGGTCGAGACCGGGGCGCTGGTCGAGTCGCTGAAGCGCGTCGCCCTGGTGGCCGAACGCAACACCCCGATCCGGCTGACGTTCGACGACGGGGTCGCCACGCTGGAGGCGGGCAGCAGCGACGAGGCGCAGGCGTCGGAGTCGATCGACGCGACCATCGAGGGTGAGGGGCTGACCATCGGGTTCAACCCGCAGTACCTCCTCGACGGCCTGGGCGCGATCGAGGCGCCGATCGCGCAGTTCGCGTTCACCCAGTCGACCCGTCCGGCCGTCCTCACCGGCCTGGCCGCCGCCGACGCCGAGCCGAACAGCGACTACCGCTACCTGCTGATGCCGGTACGACTGCAGAGCTGA